The DNA region GCCGGACCGCCGCCGGCGCGTCGGGCACCGCTCGTTCGGCCGGCCGCCCGGACCGCCGGGGCGGGGAGGGCAAGGAGTCGCGCGGCGCCTCGGCCAGGACCGTCGGCGTCAGGCGCGGAAGTCGTGGTGCGTGAGGTCGATCGCGAGCGAGTTGCCGAGGTTGTTGAAGAACACCGCGGTCGTGCCGCGCGTGGCCACCCGCTCGAAGGGGTTGGAGTCGGCCATGAACACCACCCACACCAGTTTCCGGTCCGTGTCGAGGCGGGCCGCGAACCCTTCCGAGCCGTGTGCGCCGTCGCCGCCGCAGACGTAGCCGGAGGCGTCCGGTAGCTTCGCGAAGCACCGTCGGTGGATGTCGATCTGCGTCACACCGTCCGGATCCTCCGCCAGCAGGGCGTCCAGGTCGAGGGGCGCTCCGAGCTCGAACCACGACAGCGCGGCGCCGTCGGTCGCCGCCTCGCGCGCCGAGCCGTCGGCCCGGTAGAGCCCGCTGCGGGCGGGGGCCAGGCCGGCCCGCCACAGATCGGTGATGCGGCTCATCGTCCCTTCCCATCGGTCGGTCGTTCGCAGAGTCGTACGCAAAAAAGGTGGCGGCTCCGGTCCAGGGGTTGACCGGAGCCGCCACAGTGCACGCGCGTGGAGAGGCGGTGCACGCCGTTCAAACACGAGGGCCGTCTGAGGAGGAGGGGGCGACCCTGCGGTGTTCTGTTCGGGCCCGTGGGGGCGCACTCAGTAAATATTCTTACGGTCGAGAAAGCAAGAGAATGAAAATTTTCATGCACTGACCGTGCGCTCCGACGTGCCCGGAGCGCCCTCAGTCGTCCAGGAAGAAGTCGTGCTGCTCCGCCGCCTGCTCGTACTTCTCCAGACGGGTCTGCGTCCGCTCCGGATCCGCGTCCGCCATGGCCTGGAGGATGGCCGCGGACAGCACCCCGGGCGCCGCGTAGGAGTCGAAGACGAGGCGGGCGCCGGTGCCGGCGCTGAACACCACATCGGCCTCGTCGACCAGCGGCCCGAGCGTCAGGTCGGTGATCAGCGCGACGCGCAGCCCGACGCGGCGCGCGGCCCGCACGACGGCCAGCGTCTCCTTGGCGTGCCGGGGCATCGCGAAGGCCAGCACCCACTCCCCGCCCGCCTCGCGCGCCTGCAGCAGCCCGTCGTACGCGACGCTGCCGCCCCGCGTCACCACCCGTACGTCCGGGTGGATGCGCCGCGCGGCGTACGCGAAGTACTCGGCGAGGGAGACCGAGATCCGCACGCCGAGGACGGTGAGGGGAACGGACCGGGCCAGCTCACGGCCGATGTCGAGGATCCGGTCGGGGTCGGCGAACACCCGCCGCAGCGACGTCAGGTTCTCGATCTCGGCGTCGACCGCCGACTGGAGCTCGTTACGGAGCCGCCGCTCGTCCGGCGCGCCGGCGACCGCGCTGAGCGCGATGGGCTGGAGGGCCTCCCGGAGCGCGGGGTACCCGCTGAACCCCAGCGACGAGGCGAAGCGGGTCACCGACGGCTGGCTGACGCCCACCCGCTCCGCGAGCTCGGTGATCGACAGGAACGCGGCCTCGGTGAGGTGGTCCGTCAGGAACTGGGCGATGCGCCGCTGCGCGGGCGACAGCCGGTGCCCGCCGAACAGCACCTGCAGCCGCTCGGCGGGGGACGCGGTCTCCCCCTCCTCCTCCGGCGCGCGCCTGCCCGGCGTGATCGCGGCCGCCTGTGCGCGCGCTTGCTGCTCGGATGGCACGGGCCCAGATGACACGGGGTGGCTCCTTCTCGTCTCGCTGCTGCCCAAGATAGTTCAAGGGGCCGGGCTGCCCACGGCGCGAGCCGACGGTCTCTCTCCGCCCAGGGCAAAGGACTTCACGCCTGGGCCACCCGATCCACCCGGCGACCTGGCGGGCGAGCCGGTCTCCGCCGAGAGCCCGGGGTCAGGTCCGGCTCGGCAGGCCGTTCGCGTCGCAGGGAAGGGGATGGCCCGGGTGGTCGGCAACGAAGTCCTCACCGATGTCGTCGGCGGTCTCCTCCATGGCCTCGCTGGTGATGCGGATCTGCCCGGAGAACGGCTTGTCGATGTCCTCGATCAGCAGCAGCGATCCGGTGAAGAGGCCCGCCAGGACGAAGAGCAGGACGAAGTGCGAGGGCCCGCGCCGGCGCGGCAGCCCGAAGGCGAAGCCGCCGATCGTCGCGGCCAGCGAGATCACCATGAACCAGTACACGACCGTCGGGATCGTCGGCGTGGCCTCGGAGAGCCTGGTCTGGCGGGCGACGGAGCGTTCGTCGTCCGCCTCGACGAGCAGTTCGAACGCGCTGGCGTCCTTCTGTGCGAGGGCCTTGAACTGGCTGCGGAACTCCGAGGACCAGACCGACGCCTCGGGCGCCTTCTCGCCGGTGTTCATCGCGGGCCACTCGTACGTCATGATCGCCTGCGCGTAGCAGACCGCCGCGCCCTGCATCCGCTCGCGCTCGGGCTCGGGGGCGTAGTCGGCGACCTCGTACAGCTGGTCCACCCGGTGCGCCTCGGCCTCCACGGCCGCGCCGGCCGCCCCGTACGACTCGGCCGCCACGACGATCACGAACGCCACGAGCAGCACGGCCAGCGTCTCCAGCGGGCTGATCAGGTCGCTGATCGACGCCTCCTCCTCGTCCTCGGGTCCGGCCGCCGCGCGGCGGCGCCGGAGCCAGTTGGCGAGCAGGCCGGCGGCGAGCGCGGCGGCCATGATGAGGATGGTGATCGTGGTGAGCATGAGCGAGGCCCCGGGTAGGCGGTCGTAGTCGTCGTACCGTGTCTCCTCGCCCACCCCACCACGCTCGCCGCACGAGGGCCCATCGCGGCTGCGCCGTCCGGCCCAGCCCTGCCCGGGAGGCGGCCGGTCCGTCTGCTCAGTGGCCGGCGGCGAGTTCCCCGGAGAGCCTGCCGTGAAGATCGGCGCTGGATGTGTTCAGACCGGTGATCTCGACGGTCTTGCCGCGCTGGGCGTACTTGGTCTCGACGGCGTCGAGGGCGGCGACGGAGGAGGCGTCCCAGATGTGGGCGGCGGACAGGTCGATGACGACGTTCCGCGGATCGCCCGCGTAGTCGAACTGTCCGACGAGGTCGTTGGACGAGGCGAAGAACAGCTCGCCGGTGACCCGGTAGACGACGGTGGCTCCGTCGGGGTCGGTGACGGCGGTGACCTGGGCGAGGTGCGCGACGCGCTTGGCGAAGATGACCATGGCCGTGATCGAGCCGACGACGACGCCGATGGCGAGGTTCCCGGTGGCGACCACGCAGGCGACGGTCACGAGCATGACCGCGATCTCACCGGCGGGCATCCGCTTGAGGGTCTTCGGCGCGATGGAGTGCCAGTCGAAGGTCGCGAACGACACCATGACCATGACGGCGACGAGGGCCGCCATGGGGATGTCGGAGACGAGCGGTCCGAAGGCCACGCACAGCACCATCAGGAACGCGCCGGCGAGGAAGGTGGAGAGCCGGGTGCGCGCCCCGGACACCTTCACGTTGATCATCGTCTGGCCGATCATCGCGCAGCCGCCCATGCCGCCGAAGAAGCCGGTGACGATGTTGGCGATGCCCTGACCGATGGACTCGCGGGTCTTGTTGGAGTGGGTGTCGGTGATGTCGTCGACGAGCTTCGCCGTCATCAGCGACTCCATCAGACCGACCAGCGCCATCGCGAAGGCGTACGGGGCGACGACAGTCAGCGTGTCGAGCGTGAACGGCACGTCCGGCAGGCCCGGTACGGGCAGGGAGGACGGCAGTTCGCCCTTGTCGCCGACGGTCGGCACGGCGATCCCGGCCGCCACCGTGATCACGGTGAGGACCACGATCGTGACGAGCGGGGCCGGCACGACGGTGGTGATCCTCGGGAAGAGGACCATCAGGGCCAGGCCGCCGATGACCAGCGGGTAGACCGGCCAGGGGACGTTCCTCAGCTCCGGGAGCTGGGCCAGGAAGATCAGGATCGCGAGGGAGTTGACGAAGCCGACCATCACCGAGCGGGGTACGAACCGCATCAGCCTGGCCACCCCGAGCGCGCCCAGGACCACCTGGAAGACACCGGCGAGGATAACGGCCGCGACGAGGTAACCGAAGCCGTGCTCACGGTTGAGCGGTGCGATCACCAGGGCCACGGCACCGGTGGCGGCGGAGATCATCGCCCGCCGGCCGCCGACGATGGAGATGGTCACGGCCATGGTGAACGAGGCGAACAGGCCGATGGCGGGGTCGACCCCCGCGATGATCGAGAACGAGATCGCCTCGGGGATCAGCGCCAGCGCGACCACGAGGCCGGCGAGCACCTCGGTGCGCCAGACCTTCGGATCGGAGATCCAGTCGGGCATCGGACGGCGCGGGCGCGCGGCCGGAGTGGGGGCGGTGGCGGCAGAAGACACGGAGACGGAACCTGTCGTACTCGGGCACACCGCTACGGCGGCGGGCAGGCGGCGGCGCGGGGCGTCATGGACTCGCGCACGCTTCTCGCCTGCGACAATCGGGACTTCGCCGGGGGCGGCTTCGATCCCGGCGCGACATGCAACTCTACCCTAACGTTAGGGTAGGGATGGGCGGGCGCCCGCTCGGGCCCGGCCCCGCGATCACGGGAAGGGCCATGGGGAGCACGGGCGTGGACGGCAAGCACATGCAGATCGGCGAGGTGGCCACGCGGACCGAGCTGTCCCTGCGCACGATCCGGCATTACGAGGAGGCCGGCCTGGTCGTGCCGTCCGCCCGCTCCCAGGGAGGCTTCCGCCTCTACACCGAGCGGGACGTCGAACGGCTCATGGTCATCCGCCGCATGAAGCCGCTCGGCTTCACCCTGGAGCAGATGCGCGACCTGCTCGACGCCACCGACCGGCTGGACGGCGAGCACCTGTCGGCGGACGAGCGGGAGCTCCTGCTCGACCGCGTCCGGGAGTACGAGCGGGGCGCCGCCGAGCAGGTGACCAAGCTGCGCGTCCAGCTGGCTCGGGCCGAGGAGTTCGCGCGGACGCTGCACGAGCGCGTCGAACGCAACCGGAGCGCCGGGGCCTCCACCGAGACCGTGTAGAGAAGGGCCCGGCCGTACGCGGCCGGGCCCTTCTCCCACAGTCGCCGCCCGCTAGCCGGCGTACGTCTCGAACTCGGCGACCTTCGGCGTGCCGGTCGCCCCGGTGATCTCGAAGGTGACCTTGCGCAGTGAGGTCCGGGGGAAGGCGATGGGGCCCGCACCGGTGCCGGTGCCGGTGGCCAGGACGGCGCCGGTGTCGGCGTCGGTCACCCGCCAGGTGCCGATGGTGCCCGCGGAGCCGGACGCCTCCCGGATGACGATCGAGGAGACGGAGACGGCGGAGCCCCACTTGATGGAGATCGAGCCGGTCGAGCCGGCCGGCGACCAGTAGGTGCTCATGTCACCGTCGCGGACGTTGCCGTAACTCGTGCCGTCGGCCTTGCTGGAGCCGTCGGAGCCGGCGCCGATGCTGAGGTTGGTCCCGGAGGGCTGGGTCGCCGTCGGGGTGGGGGTGGGGGTCGGGGTGGTCTGGGTCGGCGTGGGTGCGGGGGTGGTCGTGGTGGGCGTCGGCGCCGGGGTCTGCGGCGAGCAGGAACCGTCCGACACGAGCAGCCCCTTGCCCGCGCCCGCCGTCCGGCTCACGACGTCCGGCACGCAGGCGGCCGCGTCCAGGGTGTACGCGTACGGGATGCTCACCGTGGTGTTCGACCGTACGTCGGGGCCGGCCGGGTGGTAGTCCGACTCCGGCGCCGACCAGGTCACGCCGTCGAAGACGTTGCCGCTCACCTGCCAGTAGCCGGCCGCGTCGGTGTAGAAGGTGCCCAGGACGTCCTTGGAGTCCTCGAAGTAGTTGTTGTCGACCTTGGCGTGGGCGCCCGCACGGGAGTTGATGCCCGATTCGTTGAGGTGCAGGTAGTGGTTGTTGTACATGTGCGCGGTCCCGCCGCGGAGCAGGGGCGCGCGGGAGTCGATGTTCTCGTACAGGTTGTGGTGGTACGTGAGGAAGCCGTTGGACAGCTCGGTCTCGCTGGAGCCGACGAGGCCGCCCCGGCCGGAGTTGCGCAGGATGCTGTAGGACAGGGTCACGTACTGGGTGTTGTCCTTCAGGTCGAAGAGGCCGTCGTACCCTTCCGACTCCCCGCCGGACGCCTCCAGGGTGGTGTGGTCGACCCAGACGTTGCGGACGTCGTTCTCCATGCCGATGGCGTCGCCGCCGTTGGACGTGGGCGAGCCGGACTTCTTGACGTTCCGGACGGTCACGTTCTGGATGATGATGTTGCTCGACTCGCGGATGTGGATGCCGAGTTGGTCGAAGACGGCGCCGCTGCCGACGCCGACGATGGTGACGTTGCTGATCTGCTTGAGCTCGATGACGCCGTCCGCGGTGTTGCAGCTCGCGCCCGACACCTTCGAGGTGTTGGCGTGGTTGATGATGCCTTCGACCTCGATGGTGATCGGTGTGCTGCTGCTCGCCCGCCCGCAGAGGGCGGCGTGGATCGCGGTGCCGGTCGTGGCCCGCACGGTCTGCCCGCCGGCGCCGCCGGTGGTGCCGCCGTTCTGCGTCGCGTAGCCGGTGGCGCTCCCGGTCGCGGCCGAGGCCTGGGGCATCGCCGCCACCACACCGACCGCGGCGGCCAGGGCCGTCACGGCGAGACCCGCCGAGAGTCGCACCGCCGTCGATCGTCGTGCCGCCGATCGCTCTGCTGTCGTTCGCCGTGCTGCCAATCGCCTTGCTGTCGATCGCCTCATCGCCGTCTCCGAATCTCTGATTCGTTGTCGATTGCCGTACCCCGCAAGACAGAAAGCGCTTTCTGCCCGACGCACGATAGGGGTCCCGCAGAGGGCTGACAAGGCTCGCGGAACGAACGCGTTCCCGGGGCCGCGCCCGCTCGGGCCGGCCCCGCGACACGTTCTAGAGCGCGATCCACTCCGTGGACGTCGTGACCTCGTTCAGGACCTCCGGGAGCGGCTCGATGCCCAGACCGGGGCCCGTCGGGACGTCGAGATGCCCGTCGGCGAGGACGAACGGCTCGGTGATGTCCGTGGCGAAGTAGCGGTGCGAGCCGGAGGTGTCGCCGGGGAGGGTGAAGCCCGGCAGGGCGGCGAGGGCGACGTTGGCGGCGCGGCCGATGCCGGTTTCCAGCATGCCGCCGCACCAGACGGGGACGCCGTGGGCGCGGGCGATGTCGTGGATGCGGCGGGCTTCGAGGTAGCCGCCGACCCGGGCCGGCTTGATGTTGATGATCGAGCAGGCGCCGAGGGTGATGGCCGCGGCGGCGTCGGCGGCGGACTCGATGGACTCGTCCAGGCAGACGGGCGTGCGCAGCAGTCTGGCGAGCTGGGCGTGCTGGACCATGTCGTCGTTGGCGAGGGGCTGTTCGATGAGAAGCAGCCCGAAGTCGTCGAGCTTGGCGAGGTGTTGGGCGTCGACGAGGGTGTACGCGGCGTTGGCGTCGACCTGGAGGAGGAGGTCGTCGCCGAAGCGCTCGCGGACCGCGCGGACGGGCGCGATGTCCCAACCGGGTTCGATCTTCAGCTTGATCCGGACGTAGCCCTCGGCGACATAGCCCTCCACCGCGTCCAGGAGCTCGGGTATCGAGTTCATGATGCCGACGGAGACGCCGCACGGCACGCGGTCGCGGGATGCGCCCAGGTGGGCGGCGAAGGACTCGCCAGTCAGGCGGAGTTGGGCGTCGAGGACGGCGGTCTCCAGGACCGACTTGGCCATGTGGTGGCCGGTGAAGGGTTCGAGGGCGCGGCCGACGCCCGCCGCGTCCACGCCGTCCTTCGGCAGGGCCGGGACGAGGTGGCGGCGCAGGACGTCCTGGGCCCCGTCGACGTACTCGGAGCAGTAGCGCGGCTCGGACATGGCCGCGCACTCCGCCCAGCCCTCGGTGCCGTCGGAGGTGACGACGCGGACGAGGAGGACGTCGC from Streptomyces fradiae includes:
- a CDS encoding MurR/RpiR family transcriptional regulator; the protein is MPSEQQARAQAAAITPGRRAPEEEGETASPAERLQVLFGGHRLSPAQRRIAQFLTDHLTEAAFLSITELAERVGVSQPSVTRFASSLGFSGYPALREALQPIALSAVAGAPDERRLRNELQSAVDAEIENLTSLRRVFADPDRILDIGRELARSVPLTVLGVRISVSLAEYFAYAARRIHPDVRVVTRGGSVAYDGLLQAREAGGEWVLAFAMPRHAKETLAVVRAARRVGLRVALITDLTLGPLVDEADVVFSAGTGARLVFDSYAAPGVLSAAILQAMADADPERTQTRLEKYEQAAEQHDFFLDD
- a CDS encoding SulP family inorganic anion transporter, with the protein product MPDWISDPKVWRTEVLAGLVVALALIPEAISFSIIAGVDPAIGLFASFTMAVTISIVGGRRAMISAATGAVALVIAPLNREHGFGYLVAAVILAGVFQVVLGALGVARLMRFVPRSVMVGFVNSLAILIFLAQLPELRNVPWPVYPLVIGGLALMVLFPRITTVVPAPLVTIVVLTVITVAAGIAVPTVGDKGELPSSLPVPGLPDVPFTLDTLTVVAPYAFAMALVGLMESLMTAKLVDDITDTHSNKTRESIGQGIANIVTGFFGGMGGCAMIGQTMINVKVSGARTRLSTFLAGAFLMVLCVAFGPLVSDIPMAALVAVMVMVSFATFDWHSIAPKTLKRMPAGEIAVMLVTVACVVATGNLAIGVVVGSITAMVIFAKRVAHLAQVTAVTDPDGATVVYRVTGELFFASSNDLVGQFDYAGDPRNVVIDLSAAHIWDASSVAALDAVETKYAQRGKTVEITGLNTSSADLHGRLSGELAAGH
- a CDS encoding MerR family transcriptional regulator, which codes for MDGKHMQIGEVATRTELSLRTIRHYEEAGLVVPSARSQGGFRLYTERDVERLMVIRRMKPLGFTLEQMRDLLDATDRLDGEHLSADERELLLDRVREYERGAAEQVTKLRVQLARAEEFARTLHERVERNRSAGASTETV
- a CDS encoding polysaccharide lyase family 1 protein, whose protein sequence is MRRSTARRLAARRTTAERSAARRSTAVRLSAGLAVTALAAAVGVVAAMPQASAATGSATGYATQNGGTTGGAGGQTVRATTGTAIHAALCGRASSSTPITIEVEGIINHANTSKVSGASCNTADGVIELKQISNVTIVGVGSGAVFDQLGIHIRESSNIIIQNVTVRNVKKSGSPTSNGGDAIGMENDVRNVWVDHTTLEASGGESEGYDGLFDLKDNTQYVTLSYSILRNSGRGGLVGSSETELSNGFLTYHHNLYENIDSRAPLLRGGTAHMYNNHYLHLNESGINSRAGAHAKVDNNYFEDSKDVLGTFYTDAAGYWQVSGNVFDGVTWSAPESDYHPAGPDVRSNTTVSIPYAYTLDAAACVPDVVSRTAGAGKGLLVSDGSCSPQTPAPTPTTTTPAPTPTQTTPTPTPTPTATQPSGTNLSIGAGSDGSSKADGTSYGNVRDGDMSTYWSPAGSTGSISIKWGSAVSVSSIVIREASGSAGTIGTWRVTDADTGAVLATGTGTGAGPIAFPRTSLRKVTFEITGATGTPKVAEFETYAG
- the menC gene encoding o-succinylbenzoate synthase, which gives rise to MKTKISGVELRRIAMPLVAPFRTSFGVETSRDVLLVRVVTSDGTEGWAECAAMSEPRYCSEYVDGAQDVLRRHLVPALPKDGVDAAGVGRALEPFTGHHMAKSVLETAVLDAQLRLTGESFAAHLGASRDRVPCGVSVGIMNSIPELLDAVEGYVAEGYVRIKLKIEPGWDIAPVRAVRERFGDDLLLQVDANAAYTLVDAQHLAKLDDFGLLLIEQPLANDDMVQHAQLARLLRTPVCLDESIESAADAAAAITLGACSIINIKPARVGGYLEARRIHDIARAHGVPVWCGGMLETGIGRAANVALAALPGFTLPGDTSGSHRYFATDITEPFVLADGHLDVPTGPGLGIEPLPEVLNEVTTSTEWIAL